One Patescibacteria group bacterium genomic window carries:
- a CDS encoding isocitrate/isopropylmalate family dehydrogenase: MREKRIALVTGDGSGPEMMAAACAIVIKAARLDGVEIIFEETPMGWNAYEKFGDTLPQESFNRAVEIGTIFFGGVGDPKFDSTIGVEKPEMKPEARCLLALRQKMGLLLNFRPMIYVKALAHLANVKAETIPEQGVEQVFIRFLLEDSYFGTADLAEKIDEKTRGMLGIKAKKDVTGTEEMVTDISYYRWQSIHKYISAAFKYARDKNLPLISVDKANVMARYDFWRKIVTAVGKKDFPEVQLSHQYVDSANALLFTPAKLHGVIACGNEHGDILSDGAAAALGSMGMMCSSAINPDTGAAMFESGAGTAPTLKGRDEANPLGRILAGAMMLRHIGAKQGAVAIESSVTCSLRDGFRTPDLYTSNITGDILLGTKAMGELILSYL; encoded by the coding sequence ATGAGGGAAAAAAGAATCGCCCTGGTAACCGGCGATGGATCGGGTCCGGAAATGATGGCGGCCGCTTGCGCGATCGTCATCAAAGCCGCCAGATTAGACGGCGTCGAGATTATTTTCGAAGAAACGCCGATGGGCTGGAATGCCTACGAAAAATTCGGCGACACCCTGCCGCAAGAATCTTTCAACCGGGCGGTCGAGATCGGAACGATCTTTTTCGGTGGCGTGGGTGATCCGAAATTCGACAGCACGATCGGCGTGGAAAAACCGGAGATGAAACCGGAGGCCAGATGCCTGCTGGCTCTGCGGCAAAAGATGGGGCTGCTCCTCAATTTTCGGCCGATGATCTACGTCAAAGCCTTGGCCCACCTGGCCAACGTGAAAGCGGAGACCATTCCGGAACAGGGAGTAGAACAGGTCTTCATTCGTTTTCTGCTCGAGGACAGCTATTTCGGCACGGCCGATCTGGCGGAAAAAATCGACGAGAAAACGCGCGGCATGCTCGGCATCAAAGCGAAAAAGGATGTTACGGGTACGGAAGAAATGGTCACTGACATTTCCTATTATCGCTGGCAGTCGATTCATAAGTATATCTCGGCGGCGTTCAAGTATGCCCGGGATAAGAATCTGCCGCTGATTTCCGTGGACAAAGCTAACGTGATGGCGCGCTATGATTTCTGGCGCAAGATCGTCACCGCCGTCGGGAAAAAGGATTTTCCCGAAGTACAGCTTTCCCATCAGTATGTGGATTCGGCCAACGCTTTGCTGTTCACGCCGGCCAAACTGCACGGGGTGATCGCTTGCGGCAATGAACACGGCGACATCCTCTCGGACGGCGCGGCGGCCGCTCTCGGGAGTATGGGCATGATGTGTTCGTCAGCCATTAACCCTGATACCGGCGCGGCAATGTTCGAAAGCGGCGCCGGAACAGCGCCGACGCTTAAAGGAAGGGACGAGGCCAATCCGCTCGGACGGATCCTGGCCGGAGCAATGATGCTTCGGCACATCGGCGCCAAACAGGGCGCGGTGGCGATCGAGTCATCAGTGACTTGCTCGCTCAGGGATGGATTCAGAACACCTGATCTTTACACGTCCAATATCACCGGGGATATACTTCTCGGCACCAAAGCGATGGGGGAGTTGATCCTGTCGTATCTGTAA
- a CDS encoding 3-isopropylmalate dehydratase small subunit, translated as MITEPDHDFCGRVANSILADDGVAHPTSWKNGTKVEKPDYAKLRARIVSGKAGDFSGTAFYLPKNNVDTDQIIPAKYLNQTDKAKFGEHCLEDAVIPVKDRPKLYQSRILVAGENFGCGSSREHAPWALEAAGIRCVIAPSFARIFENNMIANGLLCVVLPKEKVDELFKKRPPKIAVCLEEGEISWDITMSGSKARAKFPVSDYQKELIRNGGSVGYMINLASELVGEGKL; from the coding sequence GTGATCACTGAGCCTGACCATGATTTCTGCGGAAGGGTCGCCAACAGCATTTTGGCGGACGATGGCGTTGCCCATCCCACTAGTTGGAAGAACGGAACAAAGGTTGAAAAACCGGACTATGCCAAGCTGCGCGCGCGCATTGTCAGCGGCAAAGCCGGGGATTTTTCCGGAACAGCGTTTTACCTTCCCAAGAATAATGTCGATACTGATCAGATCATTCCGGCCAAATACTTGAATCAAACCGACAAGGCGAAATTCGGCGAGCATTGTCTGGAAGACGCGGTGATTCCGGTCAAAGACCGGCCCAAACTTTACCAGTCGCGGATTTTGGTGGCTGGTGAAAATTTCGGCTGCGGCTCATCAAGAGAGCACGCGCCATGGGCTTTGGAAGCGGCCGGGATCAGGTGCGTGATCGCGCCGAGTTTTGCCCGCATTTTCGAGAATAACATGATTGCCAACGGGCTTCTTTGTGTTGTTCTGCCGAAAGAAAAGGTCGATGAGCTTTTTAAGAAAAGGCCCCCGAAGATCGCGGTCTGTCTCGAAGAAGGAGAAATAAGCTGGGATATAACGATGTCGGGTTCAAAAGCAAGGGCAAAATTTCCCGTTTCCGACTACCAGAAAGAGCTGATCAGAAACGGCGGCAGCGTCGGTTATATGATCAATCTTGCCAGCGAACTCGTGGGGGAAGGAAAACTCTAA
- a CDS encoding FecR domain-containing protein has protein sequence MPTNKQDFFSPRAMIGKTAGLAATLIVFAVVASLTSFLFTGRASAQTLNQYASPRIACQVFRGQGGFTIIRDLDNDCLVSNGTAPAILYTHLFNSSGNFCLEVTGPQGLITRQCAPITQAGAAQQTQQTQQTKQTQQTQQTKQTQQTKQTQDTAPKLVTPPSFQLKELQYDTLPHGKQIQSGDNERIEITMPDGSVIQLDANSTFTPVSDDEVQSVFGRYRYMWQPFHDGKCIVGQNLVRKNCRTVTTRDAILGVTGTEFLVDTDKLGTTVRVLEGLLAVADLKGKNIVQVAKGQFTYIKHGGLPTDPTSFDPSKLDRWWEKKTPEQTAVIWLEIIGGFIAFIIILSLITRKRKQKKAVGGNLSFTSESGMASMIGDHAASFDAQDIFPVVFPVEAINIRAYKDAEEYLAGFKTFDFDYTNKTNPLLEKELFGQLEKVLQRQGLIRVKNDPQILISMDFFIGKKEQYTPPTTVTSTKVDYVWNAGMIGWNFGGFSSAVPITSSSTTPGYTTVSYYSNIRLNFLNHAELMKGVKLKTPPLIWIGEADSEGPDSDIRGIAPVIFGELAREFSAPSANAAKRHICRVRYGGLGLGFDPTDWSVINYVEPYSVAAEEGIKAGDVLKKINGERVINLPALGHRYLKNPKLYRPRDPYFQHVLANRGDSEVELVIRSAETGKKLTYKIRPRSESGYLHVNINPLRKIARGNVVGVLFLIIIIVIIFLYFMK, from the coding sequence ATGCCAACAAACAAGCAAGATTTTTTTTCGCCAAGAGCAATGATCGGCAAGACTGCCGGTCTGGCCGCCACGCTGATAGTTTTCGCGGTGGTAGCGTCGCTGACAAGTTTTTTGTTCACCGGCCGCGCCAGCGCGCAAACCCTCAATCAGTATGCTTCGCCCCGGATAGCCTGCCAGGTCTTTCGCGGTCAGGGAGGCTTTACTATTATCAGGGATTTAGACAACGATTGCCTGGTGAGCAATGGCACTGCTCCGGCGATCCTTTACACTCATCTTTTTAATTCGAGCGGTAATTTTTGTTTGGAAGTTACCGGCCCCCAAGGACTTATTACCCGGCAATGCGCGCCGATCACGCAAGCAGGCGCAGCGCAGCAAACACAACAAACGCAACAAACAAAGCAAACACAACAAACACAACAGACAAAGCAAACGCAGCAGACAAAGCAAACACAAGATACTGCCCCCAAACTTGTTACGCCCCCTTCTTTTCAGCTTAAAGAGCTTCAGTATGACACTTTGCCCCATGGCAAGCAGATCCAATCCGGCGATAACGAGCGGATTGAAATTACCATGCCTGACGGTTCGGTGATTCAGCTTGATGCCAATTCTACCTTTACTCCGGTTTCCGATGATGAAGTGCAGAGCGTTTTTGGCCGGTATAGATATATGTGGCAGCCATTTCATGATGGGAAATGCATTGTCGGGCAAAACTTGGTTAGAAAAAATTGCCGCACAGTCACGACTCGCGACGCGATTTTAGGAGTCACGGGCACGGAATTTTTAGTGGACACGGATAAATTAGGAACTACCGTCAGGGTTCTGGAAGGATTATTGGCTGTCGCTGACTTGAAAGGCAAAAATATAGTTCAAGTTGCCAAGGGCCAGTTCACTTATATCAAACATGGCGGCCTGCCGACTGATCCCACGTCATTTGATCCGTCTAAACTTGACCGCTGGTGGGAGAAGAAAACTCCCGAGCAAACGGCGGTAATTTGGCTGGAAATAATCGGCGGCTTCATCGCTTTTATCATTATCCTGTCTTTGATCACGAGAAAAAGAAAACAAAAAAAAGCAGTTGGCGGAAATCTTTCCTTTACCTCCGAGTCTGGCATGGCAAGCATGATAGGGGATCACGCCGCAAGTTTCGATGCTCAGGATATTTTTCCCGTTGTCTTCCCTGTCGAAGCGATCAATATCCGGGCCTATAAGGACGCCGAAGAATACCTTGCCGGCTTCAAGACTTTTGACTTTGACTACACTAATAAGACGAATCCGCTCTTAGAAAAAGAACTCTTCGGGCAATTGGAAAAAGTGTTGCAGAGACAGGGGTTGATCCGCGTCAAAAATGATCCGCAAATCCTCATTAGTATGGATTTCTTTATCGGCAAGAAGGAACAATACACGCCGCCGACCACGGTTACCAGCACGAAAGTGGATTATGTTTGGAACGCCGGCATGATCGGCTGGAACTTCGGCGGATTCTCTTCGGCAGTGCCGATCACCAGCTCCAGCACTACGCCCGGCTACACCACCGTCAGCTATTACAGCAATATCCGGCTCAACTTTTTAAACCACGCCGAGCTGATGAAGGGCGTGAAATTGAAAACCCCGCCCTTGATCTGGATCGGCGAAGCGGATAGCGAAGGGCCTGATTCGGATATCCGCGGGATTGCGCCGGTGATATTCGGCGAGCTGGCGAGAGAGTTTTCCGCCCCATCAGCCAACGCCGCGAAACGGCATATCTGCCGTGTTCGCTACGGGGGGCTGGGACTTGGGTTTGATCCGACAGACTGGAGTGTCATCAATTATGTCGAACCATATTCGGTAGCGGCGGAAGAGGGCATAAAAGCCGGGGATGTTTTGAAAAAAATCAATGGCGAGCGTGTTATCAATTTGCCCGCCCTCGGTCATCGGTACTTAAAAAACCCGAAACTCTATCGTCCCCGGGATCCTTATTTCCAGCATGTCCTGGCTAACCGCGGCGACTCGGAGGTGGAATTGGTGATCCGCTCGGCGGAAACGGGAAAAAAGCTTACTTATAAAATAAGACCTCGCAGCGAGAGTGGCTATCTGCATGTCAATATCAACCCGCTGCGGAAAATTGCCCGGGGCAACGTTGTCGGAGTGCTATTTTTAATAATCATCATCGTAATAATTTTCCTCTACTTCATGAAATAA
- a CDS encoding response regulator, whose protein sequence is MNKTKIVLIEDDKILAKILRAVFSKAGFGVAQEENGELGLAVVRKEMPALVLLDLMLPGKDGFWVLEEMAEKEEFKKIPVIVLTNLGQKADYEKAMKLGAREYIVKSQHTVAEIVDKIKNFFAKEGCLEQKQPEAGNKSK, encoded by the coding sequence ATGAATAAAACAAAAATTGTCTTGATTGAAGATGATAAAATCCTCGCCAAAATTTTACGCGCCGTATTTTCAAAGGCGGGGTTCGGGGTGGCGCAGGAGGAAAACGGCGAGCTGGGCTTGGCTGTCGTGAGGAAAGAAATGCCCGCTCTCGTCTTGCTTGATTTGATGTTGCCGGGGAAAGACGGGTTTTGGGTTCTGGAAGAAATGGCGGAAAAAGAAGAATTTAAAAAAATTCCCGTCATTGTTTTGACTAATTTGGGGCAGAAAGCCGACTATGAAAAAGCGATGAAGCTCGGAGCAAGGGAATATATTGTCAAATCGCAGCACACCGTAGCGGAGATTGTGGATAAAATTAAAAATTTTTTCGCGAAAGAGGGTTGTCTGGAGCAGAAGCAGCCGGAAGCCGGAAATAAATCAAAGTAG
- a CDS encoding ATP-binding protein — translation MKIRTKAYILFVIFITAVIALFCVFYFNSRQIAKVVESNNDVVNIGDAIAELRMQTFNYVLYRSENSKQQWLAAEELLIKLLSPEEHLKHKHSETEHALLDQMWLDASDLGDLFSQLTQKGISQELETQISSRIITKSSKVMLLTSQLFKFANKRIVDTQKTADYLRIFFLTLLLAATLSMIYSIFNSVLKPLANLHRGTEKIEQGDLDFKVGIKSKDEIGQLARSFDKMAESIKKSQARVSAFADITKKNLSSLIPVLQKISMGDFSENIAIPEKEDEFTELFVALNLMFDDLKELSADAEKQKQDLENANKAAQNVLEDLQAEKEKLAEITAKDEAILASIADGCIVVNQKGEIVLINRMAQKMLGYTSKESIGRQWHEILHRQDEGGNPILPEKGAIRAALATTTTTATITSYYYLRKDGTRFPVSRTVSPVTSQGKVIGAVNVFRDITREKEIDKIKSEFVSIASHQLRTPLTGIQWLTELLQKEKLTDKGQEYLNDIETSGQRLNKLVELLLNTSRIQAGKVSISPQFVDVVDFTKKLIDGLAPLCRKKRLSFGFASDEKEIIAMTDVGAFQNIAQAIFSNAIEYTPQGGKVGVKIEKQSETFLLTISDNGIGIPQKDQGRMFQEFARASNAGRLKAVGMGLGLWIAKQATELLGGKIWFKSEENKGTTFFIELPLESKPVKGAKQFT, via the coding sequence ATGAAAATCAGAACAAAAGCTTATATTTTATTTGTGATTTTTATAACAGCTGTTATCGCGCTGTTCTGCGTTTTTTATTTTAATTCGCGGCAAATCGCTAAAGTTGTCGAAAGCAATAACGATGTTGTTAATATCGGGGACGCGATAGCCGAATTAAGAATGCAGACATTCAATTATGTTTTGTATCGTTCCGAAAACTCAAAACAGCAATGGCTAGCCGCGGAAGAACTTTTGATAAAATTATTATCCCCCGAAGAGCATCTTAAGCATAAACATAGCGAAACGGAGCACGCCTTATTAGACCAGATGTGGTTAGATGCTTCGGATCTGGGCGATTTGTTTTCTCAATTAACTCAAAAAGGGATTTCCCAAGAATTGGAAACGCAAATATCTTCTCGAATAATAACTAAAAGCAGCAAAGTGATGCTTTTAACATCTCAATTGTTCAAATTTGCCAACAAACGTATTGTTGATACCCAAAAAACAGCCGACTATCTAAGAATTTTTTTTCTAACCCTGCTTCTGGCGGCGACTTTATCAATGATTTATAGTATCTTCAACTCAGTTTTGAAACCGCTTGCTAACTTGCATCGCGGCACGGAAAAAATCGAACAAGGAGATTTAGATTTTAAAGTGGGGATAAAATCCAAAGACGAAATAGGCCAGTTAGCAAGATCCTTTGACAAAATGGCAGAAAGCATTAAAAAATCCCAGGCAAGGGTAAGCGCATTTGCCGATATCACCAAAAAGAATCTTAGCAGTTTAATTCCGGTTTTGCAGAAAATATCAATGGGCGATTTTTCAGAAAACATAGCAATTCCCGAAAAAGAAGATGAATTTACCGAGCTTTTTGTGGCGCTGAACCTGATGTTTGATGATTTGAAAGAATTGAGCGCTGACGCGGAAAAGCAAAAGCAGGATTTGGAAAACGCGAATAAAGCCGCTCAAAACGTCCTTGAGGATTTGCAAGCTGAGAAGGAAAAACTCGCTGAAATCACCGCTAAAGACGAGGCAATTTTGGCCAGCATCGCTGATGGATGCATTGTCGTCAACCAGAAGGGTGAAATTGTTTTGATCAACCGGATGGCCCAAAAAATGCTTGGCTACACGAGCAAAGAATCGATCGGCAGGCAGTGGCATGAAATTTTACACCGCCAAGACGAAGGCGGAAATCCGATCTTGCCGGAGAAAGGAGCTATCCGCGCGGCACTTGCAACGACAACAACTACCGCCACCATCACCTCTTATTATTATTTAAGAAAAGACGGAACAAGGTTTCCCGTATCAAGGACAGTATCCCCCGTAACTTCTCAAGGGAAAGTAATCGGGGCAGTAAATGTTTTCCGGGATATAACTCGTGAAAAAGAAATTGACAAAATAAAAAGCGAATTTGTTTCGATCGCTTCGCATCAATTGCGCACGCCCCTGACCGGCATCCAATGGCTGACGGAATTGCTGCAAAAAGAAAAGCTGACCGATAAGGGGCAGGAATATCTAAATGATATTGAAACAAGCGGTCAGCGCCTTAATAAGCTGGTTGAACTTCTGTTGAATACTTCGCGCATTCAAGCCGGGAAAGTCAGCATCTCTCCGCAATTTGTCGATGTGGTGGATTTTACCAAGAAATTAATTGATGGTTTAGCCCCTCTCTGTAGAAAAAAAAGATTGTCTTTTGGTTTTGCTTCTGATGAGAAAGAAATAATAGCCATGACCGATGTTGGCGCGTTTCAGAACATCGCGCAAGCTATTTTTTCCAATGCCATTGAGTACACTCCTCAGGGCGGTAAAGTAGGGGTAAAGATAGAAAAACAGAGCGAGACGTTTTTATTGACTATCAGCGATAACGGTATCGGGATTCCCCAAAAAGATCAGGGGCGCATGTTTCAGGAGTTTGCGCGAGCGAGCAACGCGGGGCGCCTTAAAGCCGTGGGAATGGGATTGGGGCTTTGGATCGCCAAGCAAGCGACCGAACTTCTCGGCGGAAAAATCTGGTTTAAATCCGAAGAAAACAAAGGAACCACCTTTTTCATCGAGCTTCCCCTGGAATCAAAGCCCGTTAAAGGAGCGAAACAATTCACCTGA
- a CDS encoding STAS/SEC14 domain-containing protein: MENNQKYAFKIWWDEKEGILREKPSGEIDEACAKSMVEELLRAANARPGKILVLTDMSEGGSASSRARKIFAKELKNEKYAKHAFFGFTIFTKVLVSFIARSAGVKNVGYFATEREALKWLKSAS; the protein is encoded by the coding sequence ATGGAAAATAATCAAAAATACGCATTTAAGATCTGGTGGGATGAGAAAGAGGGAATTTTGCGGGAGAAACCGAGCGGCGAAATCGATGAGGCGTGCGCGAAAAGCATGGTGGAAGAGCTGTTAAGGGCAGCCAATGCCAGGCCGGGCAAGATTTTGGTGCTGACTGATATGTCCGAAGGAGGTTCGGCTTCGTCCCGGGCCAGAAAGATCTTTGCCAAAGAGCTGAAAAACGAAAAATACGCCAAGCACGCGTTCTTCGGCTTTACCATATTCACTAAAGTTCTCGTATCCTTTATCGCGCGTTCGGCGGGCGTAAAAAATGTCGGTTATTTTGCCACCGAAAGAGAAGCTCTCAAGTGGCTGAAATCAGCTTCTTAG
- a CDS encoding PAS domain-containing protein: MNNDNVKKIKLGESRELALHHMAALVEVARESFLILDSDQRVVLANPIFYETFQVTPEETENKLIYELGNGQWNIPELKKLMEEILPKQKVVKNYEVSHFFETIGEKTMVLNARQIDSVQLIILAIEDATASKELEKKLAEYTRGLEIKIAERTAELAARVKELESVNKSMVGRELKMMELKKEIADLKKRIKNGNGKNGNGKNGNGNHNNGNGKNHNGK, from the coding sequence ATGAATAATGACAATGTCAAAAAAATTAAGTTGGGAGAATCCAGGGAGCTTGCCCTGCATCATATGGCGGCGCTAGTCGAGGTGGCCAGAGAGTCATTTCTGATCCTTGATTCCGATCAGCGGGTAGTTTTGGCAAACCCGATTTTTTACGAAACTTTTCAGGTCACGCCAGAAGAAACGGAGAATAAATTGATTTATGAATTAGGCAATGGCCAGTGGAATATCCCCGAACTGAAGAAGCTGATGGAAGAAATTTTGCCAAAACAAAAAGTCGTAAAAAATTATGAAGTTAGCCATTTTTTTGAGACAATCGGGGAAAAAACAATGGTACTCAATGCCAGGCAGATAGACTCGGTGCAATTGATCATTTTAGCCATTGAAGATGCTACTGCCAGCAAGGAGCTTGAAAAAAAATTGGCTGAATATACCAGGGGGCTCGAGATCAAAATAGCCGAACGGACAGCCGAGCTCGCCGCCCGGGTTAAAGAATTGGAATCGGTGAATAAAAGCATGGTGGGGAGGGAATTGAAAATGATGGAGCTCAAAAAAGAAATTGCTGACTTGAAAAAAAGGATTAAGAACGGAAACGGCAAGAACGGAAACGGTAAGAACGGAAACGGCAACCACAACAATGGAAACGGGAAAAATCATAACGGCAAGTAA
- a CDS encoding helix-turn-helix transcriptional regulator: protein MENRIKELRAKHNLTQESLAKKAGVRRETIVFLEAGKYNPSLKLAHDVAKVLGTTIDQLFIF from the coding sequence ATGGAAAATAGAATTAAAGAATTAAGGGCCAAACATAACTTGACTCAAGAGAGCTTGGCTAAAAAAGCCGGGGTCAGAAGAGAAACCATAGTTTTTTTGGAAGCCGGAAAATATAACCCGTCTTTAAAATTGGCTCATGATGTGGCAAAAGTTTTGGGAACCACGATCGATCAATTGTTCATTTTTTAA
- a CDS encoding DUF2178 domain-containing protein: MENQKNDKKRFLAMVILLACLIVIIAAWGMFDYLNNGQKSGLGVLVIALIVAAFGFRFIKIKYNSLKQGEPLKDERSRKLETKAGAYAFYIGIYWLLGLSLAIDFFHLSIPADSVPSIGIAGMAIIFGLAYWHLNRKGE, encoded by the coding sequence ATGGAAAATCAAAAAAATGACAAAAAAAGATTTTTAGCGATGGTTATTCTCCTTGCTTGTTTAATCGTTATCATTGCGGCCTGGGGGATGTTTGATTATTTGAACAATGGCCAGAAATCGGGGCTTGGCGTCTTGGTTATCGCTTTGATCGTAGCGGCATTCGGTTTCAGATTTATTAAAATTAAATATAACAGCCTTAAGCAAGGAGAGCCGTTAAAAGATGAAAGATCGAGAAAACTTGAAACTAAAGCCGGAGCTTACGCTTTTTACATCGGCATTTACTGGCTGCTCGGCTTAAGCCTGGCGATCGACTTTTTCCATTTAAGCATTCCGGCTGATTCAGTACCGAGCATCGGCATCGCCGGCATGGCTATAATTTTCGGGTTGGCGTATTGGCATTTAAACAGGAAAGGGGAGTAA
- a CDS encoding SRPBCC family protein: MKEKITLHAKWLIKAPLTEVFNMMTDFEKWPEYFPRVAESIRVIRQGGNNLEIDATVKSFGQKFPVKMKTQILPGKGFISDNESPKFGTSGHEELLLSLRPEGTVIDYTYQVTIHKRWLRIVARPLIGWFSMKYWQKAVIDELKKRLER, from the coding sequence ATGAAAGAAAAAATCACTCTCCATGCCAAGTGGCTTATCAAGGCTCCTCTAACGGAGGTGTTTAACATGATGACTGACTTTGAAAAATGGCCTGAGTATTTTCCGCGCGTCGCGGAATCTATCCGAGTCATAAGGCAGGGAGGAAATAATTTGGAGATAGACGCGACCGTCAAATCGTTCGGCCAAAAGTTTCCGGTAAAAATGAAAACCCAGATCCTCCCTGGAAAGGGGTTTATTTCGGATAATGAAAGCCCTAAATTTGGAACTTCCGGCCACGAAGAATTGTTGCTCTCTCTACGTCCAGAAGGAACCGTAATCGATTACACCTATCAAGTTACCATCCATAAACGCTGGCTCCGTATAGTTGCACGGCCATTGATCGGCTGGTTTTCCATGAAATACTGGCAGAAAGCTGTCATAGATGAACTAAAAAAAAGACTCGAGAGATAA